The following coding sequences are from one candidate division KSB1 bacterium window:
- a CDS encoding methyltransferase, translated as MLTLQKFIDTIDQLEDAWVLLAALEFRLFTVLAKKSLTARRIAQLSKTQFEGMQALLNSLVAMQALRYKAGEYSNTSEMHKYFCATSPHYLKGTAFLKLEKNDEWTQLIGTIKKGRDLSAFEGGDDKKFRYLFTHAMHERSVGYAP; from the coding sequence ATGCTCACTCTCCAAAAATTTATTGATACCATTGATCAATTGGAAGACGCCTGGGTCCTTCTGGCGGCCTTGGAATTCCGGCTATTCACCGTTCTCGCAAAAAAAAGCCTGACAGCGCGCCGGATCGCTCAATTATCCAAAACCCAATTCGAGGGCATGCAAGCCCTTCTCAATAGTCTGGTGGCCATGCAGGCTCTACGATATAAGGCGGGGGAATATTCCAATACTTCAGAAATGCATAAATATTTTTGTGCCACCAGTCCGCATTACCTTAAGGGAACCGCCTTTTTAAAATTAGAGAAAAATGATGAATGGACACAATTGATAGGCACCATCAAAAAGGGCCGTGACCTGTCAGCCTTCGAAGGGGGCGACGATAAAAAGTTTCGTTATTTATTTACACACGCCATGCATGAGCGCAGTGTGGGTTATGCGCC
- a CDS encoding TlpA family protein disulfide reductase, protein MPEVNQPAPNLEVSEWVQGDPTNIDQERGKVILIEVIQVNCPGCFIAALPEVIEVYTKYKDQPLTVWVLATAFEDFGLNTLENLKKLVTTGEVVGQTQAHLMEQNLLRLGKLPYSLPFPVAWDKLVKREGAVGSGEIEQWMRRDFPNFESLPDSTRSAIRSEISNYLAKKKFDALTFDKMGLRGTPSTLLIDKKGVLRHKLFGSGHDLMSHVENLLNE, encoded by the coding sequence ATGCCCGAAGTTAACCAACCGGCCCCCAATCTGGAAGTGAGTGAATGGGTGCAAGGTGACCCAACGAATATCGACCAGGAGCGCGGCAAGGTCATTCTCATTGAAGTGATCCAAGTCAATTGTCCGGGGTGCTTCATTGCAGCTCTGCCCGAAGTCATAGAAGTTTATACGAAATATAAAGACCAACCTCTAACAGTATGGGTGCTGGCCACTGCATTTGAAGATTTTGGTCTCAACACCCTGGAAAACCTGAAAAAACTTGTCACGACAGGGGAGGTGGTCGGACAAACTCAAGCCCATCTGATGGAGCAAAATTTATTGCGGCTCGGCAAACTCCCGTACAGCCTTCCGTTTCCCGTCGCCTGGGACAAACTTGTCAAACGGGAGGGCGCAGTCGGATCCGGTGAAATAGAGCAATGGATGCGACGAGACTTTCCAAATTTTGAGAGCCTGCCGGATTCCACCCGGTCTGCAATCCGATCGGAAATTTCGAATTACCTGGCGAAAAAGAAATTCGACGCTCTCACCTTTGACAAAATGGGTCTGCGGGGGACACCTTCTACCCTCCTCATCGATAAAAAAGGAGTCCTCCGGCACAAGCTGTTTGGCTCGGGTCACGATTTGATGTCTCACGTTGAAAACTTATTGAATGAATAG